In Microbulbifer celer, a single window of DNA contains:
- a CDS encoding aldose epimerase family protein, translating into MGIDVRNSLLALATMAFVGNAAVAAEAKRDTFGTLPGGEKVESVTLTGENGVSAVIITYGATLQALNVPDRNGRVADITLGHDALAGYLEQPNYWGQTIGRYANRIAGGRFVLDGEKYQLSRNDDDNSLHGGVEGFDKRNWKIESVNEGQQASVTLTLHSADGDQGYPGNMDVSVTYALDDNGSLVIDHKAETDAPTIVNLTNHALFNLAGEGSALGVYDQKLTIPASHYLPVNEKLIPTGERRAVSGTVFDFTKGRLMSDGIRDGSDEQIVMGRGWDHNWILDKGRTEKPELAARVEHAQSGRVLEVLSTEPGLQFYSGNFLVGDIVGKNGHAYRMGAGIALEPQLFPDTPNQPEFGSARLNPGETYHHRMIYRVSVEG; encoded by the coding sequence ATGGGAATTGATGTACGCAACAGCCTGCTGGCCCTGGCGACAATGGCCTTTGTGGGAAATGCAGCGGTGGCAGCCGAAGCCAAGCGCGATACGTTTGGCACCTTGCCGGGGGGCGAGAAAGTCGAATCCGTTACGTTGACGGGGGAGAACGGCGTCAGCGCGGTGATCATCACCTACGGTGCAACGCTGCAGGCGCTGAACGTGCCAGACCGCAACGGCCGAGTTGCCGATATCACGCTGGGTCACGATGCCCTTGCGGGTTACCTGGAGCAGCCCAACTACTGGGGCCAGACCATTGGTCGCTATGCCAACCGGATTGCCGGTGGGCGCTTTGTGCTGGATGGTGAAAAATATCAACTCAGCCGGAACGATGACGACAACTCCCTGCACGGTGGTGTCGAAGGATTCGATAAGCGAAACTGGAAAATCGAATCGGTGAACGAGGGCCAGCAGGCCAGCGTGACCCTGACCTTACACAGTGCCGATGGCGATCAGGGTTATCCGGGTAACATGGATGTGTCGGTGACCTACGCGTTGGACGATAACGGTTCTCTGGTGATTGATCACAAAGCCGAGACCGATGCACCCACCATCGTCAACCTCACCAACCACGCACTTTTCAATCTTGCCGGTGAGGGTTCTGCGCTGGGAGTTTACGACCAGAAACTCACTATCCCCGCCAGCCACTATTTGCCAGTGAATGAAAAGCTGATCCCTACCGGTGAACGCCGCGCAGTGTCTGGCACTGTGTTTGATTTCACTAAAGGACGTTTGATGTCCGACGGCATCCGCGATGGTTCGGACGAGCAGATTGTGATGGGGCGCGGCTGGGATCACAACTGGATTCTGGACAAGGGGCGCACGGAAAAGCCCGAGCTGGCAGCCAGGGTCGAACACGCACAATCGGGTAGAGTGCTTGAAGTGCTGAGCACCGAGCCCGGCCTGCAATTTTATTCAGGCAACTTTCTGGTAGGCGATATTGTCGGTAAGAACGGCCATGCGTATCGGATGGGCGCCGGCATCGCGCTCGAGCCGCAGCTGTTCCCCGATACCCCGAATCAGCCGGAGTTTGGTTCTGCCCGGTTAAATCCCGGTGA
- a CDS encoding sugar MFS transporter yields the protein MAEPAISAGQVSSANQSGTPAYTKALTLLASLFFMWGFITVINNTLLPHLRSVFELNYTQTTLIESVWFIAYFVASIPSAKLIERIGYQKALVTGLLIMAAGAMGMTLAASLPSYYVTLVMLFVIASGITLLQVAANPYVAVIGSPETASSRLNLVQAMNSAGTMFAPIFGAYLILGRTKGGTSEAGTVLTQAERLADAQSTILPYAMVAVALVILAIIIARFPLPSIGSATSRASKEERKKHSLWKHRNLVFGVPAIFIYLIAEIGVANLFVNFVAQPDIAGLTFEKAGHYLTFLWGGMMVGRFVGSAIMMRVRAETVLAAFSIGAFLVMLVTVFTSGPMAMWALILVGFFHSIMFPTIFTLGIRGLGPLTEEGSGLLIMAIAGGALVVVQGWMADIYGLQLSFLLTAACELYVLFYALWGSKVTNPLSMPTAEDDDKGERAATVQPAAS from the coding sequence ATGGCGGAACCAGCAATCTCAGCGGGTCAGGTTTCCAGTGCAAACCAGTCGGGTACCCCGGCGTATACCAAGGCACTCACCCTGCTAGCCAGCCTCTTTTTTATGTGGGGTTTTATCACGGTCATCAACAACACCCTGCTACCGCATCTGCGCAGCGTGTTCGAACTGAATTACACCCAGACCACACTGATCGAATCGGTCTGGTTTATTGCCTACTTCGTCGCCTCCATCCCCTCCGCCAAACTGATTGAACGTATCGGCTACCAGAAAGCCCTGGTTACCGGCCTGCTGATTATGGCCGCGGGCGCAATGGGGATGACCCTGGCTGCAAGTCTGCCTTCCTACTACGTGACCTTGGTCATGTTGTTTGTCATCGCCAGTGGCATCACCCTGTTACAGGTGGCGGCCAACCCGTACGTCGCCGTGATCGGCTCCCCGGAAACCGCCTCATCGCGCCTGAACCTGGTACAGGCAATGAACTCCGCCGGCACCATGTTCGCGCCTATCTTCGGTGCCTACCTGATTCTCGGCCGCACAAAGGGCGGCACCTCTGAGGCCGGCACCGTACTGACTCAGGCAGAGCGTCTTGCCGATGCGCAGTCCACCATTCTGCCCTATGCGATGGTCGCCGTGGCGCTGGTGATTCTGGCCATCATCATCGCGCGCTTCCCCCTGCCCAGCATCGGCTCCGCCACCAGCCGCGCCAGCAAGGAAGAACGCAAGAAGCACTCCCTGTGGAAGCACCGCAATCTGGTATTTGGGGTGCCGGCCATCTTCATCTACCTGATCGCGGAGATCGGCGTTGCCAACCTGTTCGTCAATTTTGTCGCACAACCGGATATCGCCGGCCTGACGTTTGAGAAAGCCGGCCACTATCTCACCTTTCTGTGGGGCGGCATGATGGTAGGTCGTTTTGTGGGCTCCGCGATCATGATGCGGGTGCGTGCAGAAACCGTACTCGCGGCCTTCTCCATCGGCGCGTTTCTTGTGATGCTGGTCACCGTATTCACGTCCGGCCCGATGGCCATGTGGGCGCTGATCCTGGTTGGCTTCTTCCACTCCATCATGTTCCCGACCATCTTCACCCTCGGCATTCGCGGCCTCGGCCCACTGACCGAAGAAGGGTCCGGTCTGCTGATCATGGCGATCGCCGGTGGCGCACTGGTGGTGGTCCAGGGTTGGATGGCAGACATTTACGGCCTGCAGCTTTCCTTCCTGCTCACCGCTGCCTGTGAGCTGTACGTGCTGTTCTATGCGCTGTGGGGCTCGAAAGTGACCAACCCGCTGAGCATGCCGACGGCCGAGGATGATGACAAAGGCGAACGGGCCGCAACCGTGCAGCCTGCCGCTTCCTGA
- the mutS gene encoding DNA mismatch repair protein MutS yields the protein MPTSAPSKNQKTEHTPMMQQYLRIKAEHPQELVFYRMGDFYELFYDDAKRAAELLDVTLTARGKSGGQPIPMAGIPYHAAEGYLARLIKAGVSVAIAEQIGDPATSKGPVERKVVRIVTPGTVTDEALLNERRDNLLAATVLVGEKYGLALLDVGTGYFAVQEVDTLEALAEQIQRYSPTELLASEDLDLLTEIERRPGLRRRAPWEFDLESSLRLLNRQFGTMDLEAFGCSHLHAALGAAGCLLQYARDTQRTELPHIRTLRTERSEDTVALDPASRRNLEIDTNLTGGDDNTLLSVFDACKTAMGSRLLRRWLNNPLRNLHTLQQRQQAITALIGDYRFEPLREALKAIGDMERILGRLALRSARPRDLSRLCMSLAQFPELQSQLSETDAGLLSELSREMGEWPQTVELLQRALVENPPVVIRDGGVIAEGFDEELDELRGISENAGDYLVQLEVREKERTGIPTLKVGYNRVHGYFIEISRGQSDKAPADYIRRQTLKNAERFITPELKEFEDKALSAKSRALTREKFLYEELLTTLNEHLAELQAAAAAVSQLDVLANMAERADQLRLIQPELSEQPGIHVEGGRHPVVEQVLDDPFVANDIDLHESRRMLVITGPNMGGKSTYMRQTALIALLAHCGSFVPADSARIGLLDRIFTRIGSADDLAGGRSTFMVEMTETANILRNASEHSLILMDEIGRGTSTYDGLSLAWACAQFLADRVRAFTLFATHYFELTELPQQSPEAANIHLNATEHGDSIVFLHRIQEGPASKSYGLQVAKLAGIPQEVLEEAKARLSALEAGHTTRDSGPGPRNPSSANAPQARPAPEPQPAGSPAQVDLFGSAPHPAVEALEELDPDGLTPRQALEQLYALRKLL from the coding sequence ATGCCGACATCCGCCCCGAGCAAGAACCAGAAAACCGAACACACGCCGATGATGCAGCAGTACCTCCGCATCAAGGCTGAACACCCTCAAGAGCTGGTGTTCTACCGTATGGGGGACTTTTACGAGCTGTTTTACGATGATGCAAAGCGGGCGGCGGAGCTGCTGGACGTAACGCTGACCGCCCGCGGCAAGTCCGGCGGGCAACCGATTCCTATGGCAGGGATTCCCTACCACGCAGCCGAGGGCTATCTGGCCCGCCTGATCAAGGCGGGGGTGTCTGTCGCCATTGCCGAACAGATCGGCGACCCGGCCACATCGAAGGGCCCGGTGGAACGCAAGGTGGTGCGCATCGTCACCCCGGGTACGGTCACCGATGAGGCACTGCTGAACGAGCGTCGGGACAATCTGCTGGCCGCCACGGTTTTGGTGGGTGAAAAGTACGGTCTGGCTCTGCTGGATGTAGGTACCGGGTATTTTGCCGTTCAGGAAGTAGATACCCTGGAGGCCCTGGCAGAACAGATCCAGCGCTACAGTCCCACGGAACTGCTGGCGTCCGAAGACCTGGACCTGCTGACCGAGATCGAGCGTCGTCCCGGCCTGCGCCGCCGCGCGCCCTGGGAGTTCGACCTGGAGAGCTCACTGCGCCTGCTCAACCGCCAATTCGGCACCATGGATCTGGAGGCCTTCGGATGCAGCCACTTGCACGCGGCACTGGGTGCCGCCGGTTGTCTGTTGCAATACGCCCGCGACACCCAGCGCACTGAACTGCCCCACATCCGCACCCTGCGCACCGAACGCAGTGAAGATACCGTCGCCCTGGACCCGGCCAGCCGCCGCAATCTGGAGATAGATACCAATCTCACCGGGGGCGACGACAATACCCTGCTGTCGGTATTCGATGCCTGTAAAACCGCCATGGGCAGCCGCCTGCTGCGCCGCTGGCTGAACAATCCCCTGCGCAATCTGCATACATTGCAACAGCGTCAGCAGGCCATCACTGCGTTGATCGGTGACTACCGCTTTGAACCGCTGCGGGAAGCGTTGAAAGCCATCGGTGATATGGAGCGTATTCTCGGTCGCCTGGCCCTGCGTTCCGCGCGCCCACGGGATCTCTCCCGTCTGTGTATGTCCCTGGCCCAGTTCCCGGAATTGCAAAGCCAGCTGTCTGAGACCGACGCCGGACTGCTGTCTGAACTCAGCCGCGAGATGGGTGAGTGGCCACAAACCGTGGAGCTATTGCAACGCGCACTGGTAGAGAACCCGCCAGTGGTGATCCGCGATGGCGGCGTGATCGCGGAGGGGTTCGACGAGGAATTGGACGAGCTGCGCGGCATCAGCGAGAACGCCGGTGATTACCTGGTACAGCTGGAAGTGCGGGAGAAAGAACGCACCGGCATACCAACCCTGAAAGTCGGTTACAACCGCGTACACGGTTACTTTATCGAGATCAGCCGCGGCCAGAGCGACAAGGCACCCGCGGACTATATCCGCCGCCAGACGCTCAAGAATGCCGAGCGCTTTATCACCCCGGAACTGAAAGAGTTCGAAGACAAGGCGCTGTCGGCCAAGAGCCGCGCCCTCACCCGCGAGAAATTCCTGTACGAAGAGCTACTCACCACCCTGAACGAACACCTGGCGGAACTGCAGGCGGCAGCTGCCGCCGTGTCGCAGCTGGATGTACTGGCCAATATGGCCGAGCGCGCGGACCAATTGCGCCTGATCCAGCCCGAGCTGTCGGAACAGCCCGGCATCCATGTGGAAGGCGGCCGCCACCCGGTGGTGGAGCAGGTTCTGGACGACCCGTTTGTAGCCAACGATATCGACCTGCACGAGTCCCGCCGTATGCTGGTGATCACCGGCCCGAACATGGGCGGTAAATCGACCTACATGCGCCAGACCGCGCTGATCGCCCTGCTCGCCCACTGCGGCAGCTTTGTGCCCGCAGACAGCGCCCGTATCGGTCTACTGGACCGTATCTTTACCCGCATCGGCAGCGCCGATGACCTGGCCGGCGGCCGCTCCACCTTTATGGTGGAGATGACCGAGACCGCCAACATCTTGCGCAACGCCAGCGAACACAGCCTGATTCTGATGGATGAAATCGGCCGCGGCACCAGCACCTACGACGGTCTCTCCCTGGCCTGGGCCTGCGCCCAGTTCCTGGCCGACCGGGTACGCGCCTTTACCCTGTTTGCGACCCACTATTTCGAGCTCACGGAACTGCCACAGCAGAGCCCGGAGGCGGCCAACATCCACCTGAATGCCACCGAACACGGGGACTCCATCGTGTTCCTGCACCGCATTCAGGAGGGCCCCGCCTCCAAGAGCTACGGCCTGCAGGTCGCCAAACTGGCCGGCATCCCCCAGGAAGTATTGGAGGAAGCCAAAGCACGCCTTTCCGCACTGGAAGCCGGCCACACCACCCGCGATTCCGGCCCGGGACCGCGGAACCCCAGCTCCGCAAACGCGCCGCAGGCGCGCCCCGCTCCCGAACCGCAACCGGCCGGCAGCCCCGCCCAGGTAGACCTGTTTGGCAGTGCTCCACACCCGGCGGTAGAAGCCCTGGAAGAGCTGGATCCGGACGGCCTGACCCCGCGTCAGGCGCTGGAGCAACTCTACGCGTTGCGTAAATTGTTATAA
- the fdxA gene encoding ferredoxin FdxA — protein MTFVIGENCIKCKYTDCVEVCPVDCFYEGPNFLVIHPDECIDCALCEPECPANAIFSEDEVPDDQQEYIELNAELSEVWPNITEKKDPLPDAEQWDGVKGKLEHLER, from the coding sequence ATGACATTTGTAATTGGGGAAAACTGCATCAAGTGCAAATACACCGACTGTGTGGAAGTTTGCCCGGTAGACTGCTTCTACGAAGGCCCCAACTTTCTGGTGATTCACCCCGATGAGTGTATCGACTGCGCCCTGTGCGAGCCCGAGTGCCCGGCCAATGCCATCTTCTCAGAGGATGAGGTGCCGGATGATCAGCAGGAATATATCGAGCTGAATGCTGAACTGTCTGAAGTGTGGCCGAATATCACCGAGAAGAAAGACCCGCTACCGGATGCAGAACAGTGGGATGGCGTAAAAGGCAAGCTCGAGCACCTCGAGCGATAA
- a CDS encoding OmpA family protein encodes MNKCLFPLLAILLACIYTGDATAQPNGQDQPIDQDPNPESSSELPFSDISVSLSKLGENYLRTGSFVKAQKMAKVQPGTSQQQVITYLGMPYLKGQYPGGEAWEYHINLPITENDVIVCQYQVAFTDEKVSNLAWRRPQCESLYEKVPKLPTEVFVTSADILFDFSSANLSEQGKERINEVANALLNNYAQPQISITAHSDRIGTEDYNQILSELRAHAIAHHLVAAGVPAGQIQIEGRGKSEPLVQCAGNKITAELKDCLAPNRRAQVEVIELQPDRDEGTTYSSSAVSSSN; translated from the coding sequence ATGAACAAGTGCTTATTTCCACTCTTGGCAATATTGCTGGCGTGCATATACACCGGCGACGCGACCGCTCAACCGAACGGCCAGGACCAACCGATAGACCAAGACCCCAACCCCGAATCGAGCTCGGAACTTCCCTTTAGTGATATCAGTGTCTCCCTCTCAAAACTGGGAGAGAACTATCTTCGTACGGGCAGCTTTGTCAAAGCTCAAAAAATGGCCAAGGTACAACCCGGCACCTCACAGCAGCAGGTCATTACCTACCTTGGAATGCCGTACCTCAAAGGGCAGTATCCCGGTGGTGAAGCCTGGGAATACCACATCAATCTCCCCATAACAGAGAATGATGTCATCGTATGTCAGTATCAGGTGGCATTCACGGACGAGAAAGTGAGCAATCTGGCCTGGCGTCGTCCGCAGTGTGAATCCCTATATGAAAAGGTTCCCAAGCTGCCTACAGAAGTTTTTGTCACCTCAGCGGACATTCTGTTCGACTTTTCCAGCGCAAACCTGAGCGAACAAGGTAAAGAGCGCATCAATGAAGTAGCCAATGCGCTACTGAATAATTATGCCCAGCCTCAGATTTCCATCACCGCGCATTCGGATAGAATCGGTACCGAAGATTACAACCAGATCCTGTCCGAACTCCGTGCACATGCAATTGCCCACCACTTGGTCGCCGCGGGTGTCCCCGCGGGCCAAATACAGATTGAAGGGCGCGGGAAAAGCGAGCCACTAGTTCAGTGCGCCGGCAACAAAATCACCGCAGAGCTTAAAGACTGTCTTGCGCCCAACAGACGCGCGCAAGTTGAAGTCATAGAACTTCAACCAGACCGGGATGAAGGAACCACTTATTCCAGCAGCGCCGTATCCAGCAGCAACTGA
- a CDS encoding glycoside hydrolase family 127 protein, which yields MSLSEQLSRIRPLVARNLQHRKPPYCLFFSLCNGVQRATVLHVTGATVEETWQRGARQVQQVKQKAKIDYQWLRVDWVRESIEISWQELLERLKNTKRNYFRFGLAFDKQLDIAFLEQEINGNAMLYGGNKIAHATINEKNIRAYARKRFGLDLNLQSCAENPVYLLNTQGIFSKGAEPLKILYATGRNAGRRIIKNLDDETVYELIDSASQYLTRQVRKSGLFNYGWHPCFDRSIATYNNLRHASTTYAMLESWEVTKDASLKTAIDRALHQLTTELIKTVPLPDGSHAAFLVDQHQEIKLGGNAVCLLALVKYSELTGDDQYLSLMELLAIGIQKMQNVSTGQFAHVLNYPDLTIKEFFRIIYYDGEAAFGLIRLYGLTRDPRWLNTVEKAFDYFIQSNHWKAHDHWLSYCVNEITRYRPEEKYYRFGIQNVAGYLDFVEKRITTFPTLLELMMAAEKMICRMKSENQFPGLLELLDEQKFYHALECRAHYLLNGHFWPEYAMYFKNPEKILGSFFIRHHSFRVRIDDVEHYLSGFIAYRNYLIEKQKTVTKDLEHERPH from the coding sequence ATGTCCCTATCCGAGCAGCTCTCGCGCATTCGCCCACTCGTTGCGCGGAATCTCCAGCATAGAAAACCGCCTTACTGCCTGTTTTTCTCCCTATGCAACGGTGTACAACGTGCGACGGTCCTCCATGTAACGGGTGCGACCGTAGAGGAAACCTGGCAACGTGGTGCCCGCCAGGTGCAGCAAGTAAAACAGAAAGCTAAAATTGACTATCAATGGCTACGCGTAGACTGGGTCCGTGAATCCATCGAAATCAGCTGGCAAGAATTACTCGAACGCCTCAAGAACACCAAGCGCAACTACTTCCGATTTGGCCTGGCATTCGATAAGCAGCTCGACATCGCCTTTCTTGAGCAGGAAATCAACGGAAATGCCATGCTGTATGGTGGCAACAAAATTGCCCACGCCACCATCAACGAAAAAAATATCCGGGCATATGCCAGGAAACGATTCGGACTGGATCTGAATTTACAGTCGTGCGCAGAAAACCCCGTGTATCTTTTGAATACCCAAGGTATATTCTCAAAGGGGGCGGAGCCACTCAAAATCTTATACGCTACCGGAAGAAATGCCGGCCGCAGAATCATCAAGAACCTGGACGATGAAACCGTATACGAGCTGATCGATTCAGCAAGCCAATACCTGACCCGACAAGTACGCAAGAGTGGCCTGTTTAATTATGGATGGCACCCCTGCTTTGATCGCAGCATTGCCACCTATAATAATTTGCGCCACGCCAGCACCACCTATGCCATGCTGGAATCGTGGGAAGTCACCAAAGACGCAAGTCTCAAGACGGCCATTGATCGAGCACTGCACCAGCTCACGACTGAGTTGATCAAAACGGTTCCCCTGCCCGACGGAAGTCATGCTGCATTTCTTGTCGACCAGCACCAGGAGATAAAACTCGGCGGCAACGCTGTCTGCCTACTGGCGCTGGTTAAATATTCCGAGCTAACGGGAGATGATCAGTATCTGTCCTTGATGGAATTGCTCGCCATTGGCATTCAGAAAATGCAAAATGTCTCCACGGGCCAGTTTGCGCATGTACTGAACTACCCCGATCTCACTATAAAAGAGTTTTTCCGGATTATTTACTACGATGGGGAGGCCGCTTTCGGCCTTATTCGCCTTTACGGACTAACACGAGATCCGCGCTGGCTCAACACCGTTGAAAAAGCGTTCGATTATTTCATCCAGTCCAACCACTGGAAGGCCCATGATCACTGGCTCAGCTATTGCGTTAATGAAATAACTCGCTACCGACCGGAAGAAAAATACTACCGGTTTGGGATACAGAATGTCGCCGGTTATCTGGATTTTGTGGAGAAAAGAATAACCACCTTCCCCACCCTTCTGGAGCTCATGATGGCTGCAGAGAAGATGATTTGCCGTATGAAGTCGGAGAATCAGTTCCCAGGGCTGCTAGAACTTCTGGATGAACAGAAGTTTTATCATGCCCTTGAGTGTCGTGCACACTACTTGCTCAACGGGCACTTCTGGCCTGAATACGCTATGTACTTCAAGAATCCGGAAAAAATCCTGGGGAGCTTCTTTATTCGTCACCACTCTTTTCGGGTGCGAATTGATGACGTGGAGCACTATCTATCTGGTTTTATTGCTTATCGGAATTACCTTATAGAAAAGCAAAAAACAGTCACTAAAGATCTAGAGCATGAAAGACCGCATTAG
- a CDS encoding UDP-N-acetylmuramoyl-tripeptide--D-alanyl-D-alanine ligase, which produces MKDRISLSNSGSTGWNQRNLVEATGGKWLSPPKSKQWRATGLCIFPPSMQPGQIVAIRPRDGKGLIPPSQISRLPFTPQALIVSEEFNDLHDLNIPTILVKDCRQAVIDMGIYSRNKFKGTVIGVTGSAGKTTTVALLQHLLNPWGKSGKSEFSANLPMGISWNLASISWDTRYAVIEMAIGNMIKNSAIVRPDIAIISNIHEAHIEYHKSTEEIAKKKSGIFSSMTPGSFAIINRDIKEWDILKEAANDRKLKIISFGLHKDAQFRILDYDRKSGETSVNANGSFLSFTMGGAGFHMAMNGIASLAVLDTLDLDLKSAAHLLKLFTPIAGRGVVSTLNINGKYIDIIDDAYNANPASVRAAIQTSEEIYRRKNYNERILILGDMLELGDQSILLHKGLSKDIIRSKPDRVILLGDKIQSIQQELSKNDIVNAQYNDLSALQSDLKQIIDRDQLILIKGSHGTGLHKIVKHLHGLSQN; this is translated from the coding sequence ATGAAAGACCGCATTAGCCTATCCAATAGTGGATCGACAGGTTGGAATCAAAGAAACCTTGTGGAAGCAACGGGAGGAAAATGGCTTTCCCCTCCGAAATCAAAGCAGTGGAGAGCGACCGGGCTGTGTATATTCCCCCCAAGCATGCAGCCGGGCCAAATTGTAGCTATAAGACCAAGGGACGGAAAGGGTCTTATTCCTCCATCACAAATCAGCAGGCTCCCCTTTACGCCGCAAGCACTTATTGTTAGTGAAGAATTTAACGATCTCCATGACCTTAACATTCCAACCATATTGGTAAAGGACTGCCGTCAAGCAGTTATTGATATGGGAATTTACTCCCGCAACAAATTCAAAGGAACCGTAATTGGCGTAACTGGAAGTGCAGGAAAAACTACGACGGTTGCTTTACTACAACACTTGTTAAACCCTTGGGGGAAATCAGGGAAATCTGAATTCAGCGCCAATCTCCCGATGGGAATATCATGGAATTTAGCCTCAATAAGCTGGGACACTCGGTATGCTGTGATAGAAATGGCTATTGGAAACATGATCAAAAATTCCGCAATTGTGCGGCCAGACATCGCCATCATCAGCAATATTCATGAAGCGCATATCGAGTATCACAAGAGTACGGAAGAAATAGCGAAGAAAAAATCCGGGATATTCTCCAGCATGACCCCAGGATCATTTGCGATCATAAACCGAGATATTAAAGAGTGGGACATTCTCAAAGAGGCCGCAAATGACCGAAAACTAAAAATCATTAGCTTTGGCTTACATAAAGACGCCCAATTTCGCATCTTAGACTATGATAGAAAATCTGGTGAGACCTCGGTAAATGCCAACGGTTCCTTCCTGTCATTCACAATGGGAGGAGCTGGATTTCACATGGCAATGAATGGAATTGCCAGCCTCGCAGTGCTAGACACACTCGACCTGGACTTAAAATCAGCAGCACACTTACTTAAGTTATTCACTCCAATCGCAGGTCGAGGCGTCGTATCGACACTAAACATAAATGGAAAATATATTGATATAATAGATGACGCCTACAACGCTAATCCGGCTTCTGTACGCGCCGCCATTCAAACGTCAGAAGAGATTTATCGACGTAAAAATTATAACGAGAGAATACTGATACTTGGAGACATGCTTGAGCTCGGCGACCAATCGATTCTCCTGCACAAAGGGCTTAGCAAGGATATCATTCGCTCGAAACCGGACCGTGTTATTCTACTCGGTGATAAAATACAGAGCATTCAGCAAGAACTGAGTAAAAACGATATTGTAAATGCCCAATACAATGACTTATCAGCACTCCAGTCTGACTTAAAACAAATAATAGACCGCGATCAGCTTATCCTTATCAAAGGATCCCATGGGACTGGCCTACACAAAATTGTAAAACACCTCCACGGCCTATCCCAGAACTAA